The following proteins are encoded in a genomic region of Haloarcula marina:
- the wecB gene encoding non-hydrolyzing UDP-N-acetylglucosamine 2-epimerase yields the protein MNNNTHIAIVLGTRPEIIKLSPVIRACHQHDIPCTLIHTGQHYSEELDSVFFDQLELPEPDYHLSVGSGSHGEQTGAMLAEIEAVLLDIEPDVVLVQGDTNSVLAGTIAASKLPVEIGHVEAGLRSFDREMPEETNRVLADHVADYLFAPTATSADYLRSEGLDEERIHVTGNTIVDAAQRHSDFAAKKSTVLDELGLAPEEFILLTAHRAENVDDRGRFADLFAGVERAASALGHEVVYPIHPRAQQRLNDFDLTIPDCVQLVDPQDYLDFLELERTASVILTDSGGVQEEACILGVPCVTLRDNTERPETIDVGANRLVGVNPNEIRTGAVEMYERTTEWENPFGNGTASEQILDTVSERSVDGQQVPQ from the coding sequence ATGAACAATAACACGCACATTGCGATTGTCCTCGGCACACGCCCGGAAATCATCAAACTCTCTCCCGTTATCCGGGCGTGCCATCAACATGACATTCCGTGTACACTCATCCACACGGGCCAGCACTATTCAGAAGAGCTTGATAGCGTCTTTTTCGACCAACTGGAGCTCCCAGAGCCGGACTACCATCTCAGTGTCGGCTCGGGCTCACACGGCGAGCAGACCGGTGCGATGCTCGCCGAGATTGAGGCGGTTCTCCTCGATATAGAACCCGATGTGGTACTCGTCCAAGGCGACACGAACTCGGTACTCGCCGGTACGATCGCCGCGAGCAAGCTTCCAGTCGAAATCGGACACGTCGAGGCTGGGCTCCGGAGCTTCGACCGGGAGATGCCTGAAGAGACGAACCGTGTTCTTGCCGACCACGTGGCGGACTATCTGTTCGCACCGACGGCGACATCGGCCGACTACCTTCGGAGTGAGGGCTTGGACGAAGAACGGATACACGTGACCGGGAACACGATCGTCGACGCCGCCCAGCGACACAGCGACTTCGCCGCGAAAAAGAGCACCGTTCTCGATGAACTAGGGCTTGCACCGGAGGAGTTCATACTGCTAACGGCCCACCGAGCGGAGAACGTAGACGACCGGGGCCGGTTCGCTGACCTATTCGCAGGCGTTGAGCGGGCTGCCTCAGCGCTTGGCCACGAGGTTGTGTATCCGATTCACCCGCGCGCACAACAGCGACTTAACGACTTCGACCTGACGATTCCTGACTGCGTGCAGTTGGTCGACCCACAAGACTATCTGGACTTCCTCGAACTGGAGCGGACTGCGTCGGTGATTCTCACCGACTCTGGCGGCGTGCAAGAGGAAGCATGTATTCTCGGTGTCCCCTGTGTGACACTCCGGGACAACACCGAGCGCCCCGAGACCATCGATGTCGGCGCGAACCGGTTGGTCGGCGTCAACCCGAACGAAATCAGAACGGGGGCAGTTGAGATGTACGAGAGAACGACTGAGTGGGAGAACCCATTTGGCAACGGAACAGCATCGGAACAGATACTTGACACGGTAAGTGAACGGTCGGTAGACGGTCAGCAAGTCCCACAATGA
- a CDS encoding nucleotide sugar dehydrogenase: MSTIFVHGLGYIGLPTAAMFANYEHEVTGYDTDEEIIEGLDDGDIHIEEPGLRAFVTQALESGNLTVSNEVGEAKYHIIAVPTPFDDESKEPTLDYVEAAGEAIAPHLRTGDTVILESTVPPGTTVETLQPALEQSGLNAGADFALVHCPETVLPGDIITELKGNDRIIGGVNGVSTEAAVRLYKSFVDGEIYTTENATTAEFVKLIQNTYRDVNIALANELALIGADYDIDSREAIEMANTHPRVDLHQPGPGVGGHCLPIDPWFLGHGSDQLDLIRTARTINDGMAGHIVDILRKELGTLDGKRIALLGVAYKGNVGDTRQSPALDLAHELQEAVAEAPEATADGGIQSDSDGVDVRLHDPHVDDQILHLVDFEAAVNDADAVVITTDHDEFAELVPAELCESMAGDLLVDTKDMLPEREWISEGFSLRRI, from the coding sequence ATGAGCACGATATTCGTCCACGGACTCGGATACATCGGGTTGCCGACGGCAGCGATGTTCGCCAACTATGAACACGAGGTCACCGGGTACGACACCGACGAGGAGATTATTGAGGGCCTAGACGACGGCGATATCCATATCGAGGAACCCGGACTTCGCGCGTTCGTCACACAAGCGCTTGAATCTGGCAACCTGACCGTGAGCAACGAGGTCGGTGAGGCGAAGTATCACATTATCGCTGTCCCGACGCCGTTCGACGACGAGAGCAAAGAGCCGACACTTGACTACGTGGAGGCCGCTGGCGAGGCCATCGCCCCGCATCTCAGGACTGGCGATACGGTTATCCTTGAATCGACCGTCCCTCCAGGTACGACTGTCGAGACGCTACAGCCAGCCCTCGAACAGTCCGGGCTCAACGCGGGTGCAGATTTCGCACTCGTCCACTGTCCCGAGACTGTCCTCCCAGGGGACATTATTACCGAACTCAAAGGGAACGACCGTATCATTGGTGGGGTCAACGGGGTTTCGACTGAGGCCGCCGTTCGACTGTATAAGTCCTTCGTCGACGGGGAGATCTACACGACGGAAAACGCGACAACGGCCGAGTTCGTCAAGCTCATCCAGAACACCTATCGGGATGTCAACATCGCGCTGGCGAACGAACTGGCGCTCATCGGCGCCGACTACGATATCGACTCCCGTGAGGCCATCGAGATGGCGAATACACACCCTCGCGTCGACCTCCACCAACCCGGGCCGGGTGTTGGTGGCCACTGTCTCCCGATAGACCCGTGGTTCCTCGGCCATGGCTCCGACCAGCTCGACCTGATACGCACTGCGCGAACGATCAACGACGGGATGGCCGGCCACATCGTCGACATCCTCCGGAAAGAACTCGGTACGTTGGACGGCAAGCGGATCGCACTGCTCGGTGTCGCGTACAAGGGCAACGTCGGCGATACTCGACAGAGTCCAGCGCTGGACCTAGCACACGAACTGCAAGAGGCTGTCGCCGAAGCACCGGAAGCGACGGCCGACGGCGGGATACAGTCGGATAGCGACGGTGTCGATGTGCGACTCCACGACCCCCACGTCGATGACCAAATTCTGCATCTCGTCGACTTCGAGGCGGCCGTCAACGATGCGGACGCCGTCGTCATTACTACTGACCACGATGAGTTCGCCGAATTGGTGCCAGCAGAACTATGCGAATCGATGGCTGGGGACCTCCTCGTGGATACGAAAGATATGCTCCCGGAACGTGAGTGGATATCAGAAGGGTTCTCATTGCGGCGTATCTGA
- a CDS encoding DUF354 domain-containing protein: protein MSATMTGWIDLASPSHPFFFHALTSEIPNVDFRTTVRNKTETVDLAAEVGFDYSVLGRDFDNPLLRKVGIPLRTGQLAVSAPDADISLSSRNAMCVLASKARGIPSIHFTDNDITAHVDGLEYEKLYNRLEAMATHNVVPAAFETEELTKRGADPDSVHTYDGYKEDIYIADFEPDPNFTDQFPFEEYIVIRPEALDAAYVDAERSLVPDLLEGAAERDLSVVYLPRGRGDEVHADPYDDQQVYVPDAALNGLQLAWHCRCMLTGSGTMAREAACMEKPAVSFFPNTLLSVDKEMEAEGRIFHSREPEAILDYINSIDQQDAAPGRGQARMVRNEVVDLVASLLAKST from the coding sequence ATGTCAGCTACGATGACTGGATGGATAGACCTCGCAAGTCCATCCCATCCGTTCTTCTTCCACGCCTTAACCTCGGAGATTCCAAACGTCGACTTCCGGACCACTGTCCGGAACAAGACCGAAACGGTCGATTTAGCAGCTGAAGTCGGCTTCGATTACAGTGTCCTTGGACGGGATTTCGACAACCCGCTGTTGCGGAAGGTCGGCATCCCGCTCCGGACAGGGCAGCTCGCGGTCTCCGCGCCCGACGCCGACATCTCGCTGTCCTCCCGGAATGCGATGTGCGTGCTCGCGTCCAAAGCCCGCGGGATTCCATCGATTCACTTCACGGACAATGATATCACCGCCCACGTCGATGGGCTTGAATACGAGAAGCTTTACAACCGGCTGGAGGCGATGGCGACCCACAACGTCGTTCCAGCCGCCTTCGAAACCGAGGAGCTGACCAAGCGCGGTGCAGACCCTGACAGCGTCCACACCTACGACGGGTACAAGGAGGACATCTACATCGCCGATTTCGAACCTGACCCAAACTTCACTGACCAGTTCCCCTTCGAGGAGTACATCGTGATCCGTCCCGAGGCACTGGATGCGGCCTACGTCGATGCCGAGCGCTCGCTGGTGCCCGACCTCCTAGAGGGGGCCGCCGAGCGTGACCTTTCAGTCGTGTATCTGCCCCGCGGACGCGGTGACGAGGTCCACGCAGATCCGTACGACGACCAGCAGGTGTACGTCCCTGACGCCGCCCTCAACGGGCTCCAGTTGGCGTGGCACTGTCGCTGTATGCTCACCGGTTCGGGGACGATGGCACGCGAGGCGGCCTGTATGGAGAAACCGGCCGTCTCCTTCTTCCCGAACACGCTGTTGTCTGTCGATAAAGAGATGGAAGCAGAAGGACGGATCTTTCACTCACGTGAGCCGGAGGCGATACTCGACTATATCAACTCGATTGATCAGCAGGATGCCGCTCCCGGTCGTGGACAAGCCCGTATGGTCCGTAACGAGGTTGTGGACTTGGTGGCCAGTCTGCTCGCCAAAAGCACATGA
- a CDS encoding glycosyltransferase family 4 protein, with product MEKLSVIMVGPVNHTRGGMSQYIEDLTKNLSDDVNVHTHHVGSLDKDWPGAVFVAAIYSAYCLVRFLVRHRTDIVHVHASFGLDFYRSIIYSLITKYIWRRPLVFHVHGSEFDQFVQSASFWQRQVTRLVFSISDEILTISEYSRDSISSLAEDEKITHIHHSVEPEAYDPQYQTNPLRITFISDIIYRKGILDLDEIIREVLDRGDTNVKFHLAGTGMLQDQFEKLDEEFSSVKYHGYVSEEEKHRLLSESLVFMLPTYSEAGPPIAIVEAMGGGNAIVTTDTSGIPELIKHRRNGIVEQVGDVQAFTSSLHQLLGEPEIVIEMARRNRKIIETRLNWAQSSQKVEEVYNKFY from the coding sequence ATGGAAAAATTGTCAGTCATTATGGTTGGGCCTGTTAATCACACGAGAGGCGGCATGTCTCAGTACATTGAAGATCTAACAAAAAACCTTTCTGATGATGTTAATGTACATACGCACCATGTTGGATCCTTAGATAAGGATTGGCCCGGTGCAGTTTTCGTTGCGGCTATTTATTCTGCGTATTGCTTGGTCAGGTTTCTTGTGCGACACCGAACGGATATCGTCCACGTGCATGCCAGCTTCGGACTAGATTTTTACAGGAGTATCATATATTCATTAATTACAAAATATATCTGGAGAAGACCACTTGTTTTCCACGTACATGGATCTGAATTTGATCAGTTCGTACAGTCCGCTTCATTCTGGCAACGCCAAGTGACGAGACTAGTTTTCAGTATTTCAGATGAGATCCTAACAATATCTGAATATTCACGGGACTCTATCAGCTCACTGGCTGAAGATGAGAAGATTACACATATTCATCACTCGGTCGAGCCAGAGGCCTACGACCCACAATACCAGACAAATCCATTACGAATTACCTTCATTTCCGATATTATTTATCGGAAAGGAATACTTGATCTAGATGAGATAATTCGTGAAGTACTTGATCGCGGCGACACCAACGTCAAGTTCCATTTAGCTGGGACCGGTATGTTACAGGACCAGTTTGAAAAACTTGATGAGGAGTTCAGCTCTGTCAAATACCACGGCTACGTCTCAGAAGAAGAGAAACACCGCTTGCTTAGTGAATCACTTGTATTCATGTTACCAACATACTCTGAAGCAGGTCCACCAATCGCTATCGTTGAAGCGATGGGTGGCGGGAATGCAATAGTCACGACAGATACTTCAGGTATACCAGAATTAATCAAACATAGAAGAAATGGAATAGTAGAACAAGTAGGTGATGTCCAAGCATTTACCTCGTCTCTTCACCAGTTGTTAGGTGAACCAGAAATTGTCATTGAAATGGCACGTAGAAATCGAAAAATCATCGAAACAAGACTAAATTGGGCGCAGTCAAGTCAGAAGGTAGAGGAAGTATACAATAAATTTTACTGA
- a CDS encoding glycosyltransferase — MAVQDMSGNNIVIASHAFPPRETVGAIRPGTFADVLREYGWNVEIITTPEPNRCQQDDVFPAGSLLPESVDFGRLGWAPILAHTLYRRIRVHQPDVVWFTGAPFPPAIVLPVLQRLTSVPYVLDMRDPWLLAPYKNISSRSQQSVLKAMESIVLEKANVVTTTSERTSKRYRQQYPETEFRTVRNGFRANRTLRNSNRQSEDTLEIVCPGKIYQDESVLAEALVQLAHRDPPSVAFTQIGRHSSTIERITNGSRQVRYESTDYINHQTLLGLISEANIGLLTNRDSAQIPMKTYDYIAADTPILALCSEESSIGDVLRPFEGTGFVGEPTPERIANTVIALQAEQSLTKGVDRSEYSFRSRGGKLHRVLTEVIKSEF; from the coding sequence GTGGCCGTGCAAGATATGAGCGGCAACAATATCGTCATTGCTTCACATGCATTTCCCCCGCGAGAAACTGTCGGTGCTATCAGACCCGGGACGTTCGCTGACGTACTCCGTGAATATGGCTGGAATGTTGAGATAATCACTACTCCTGAGCCAAATCGGTGCCAGCAGGATGACGTGTTCCCAGCCGGGTCCTTGCTTCCAGAGAGCGTTGATTTCGGACGCCTCGGTTGGGCACCGATACTGGCTCATACGCTGTATCGGCGGATTCGTGTCCACCAGCCGGATGTAGTTTGGTTTACTGGGGCACCGTTTCCGCCAGCAATCGTACTTCCGGTATTGCAACGCCTCACATCTGTTCCCTACGTGCTAGATATGCGCGATCCATGGTTACTTGCACCATACAAAAATATCTCGTCACGATCGCAACAGTCGGTTCTAAAAGCGATGGAGAGTATTGTCCTCGAGAAAGCAAACGTAGTAACGACGACATCGGAACGGACATCAAAACGATACAGACAGCAATATCCTGAAACTGAATTCAGGACGGTCCGAAATGGTTTCCGAGCCAACCGGACGCTGAGGAACTCCAACAGACAATCCGAAGATACGCTTGAAATCGTTTGCCCGGGGAAAATTTATCAAGACGAGTCAGTACTGGCCGAGGCTCTTGTGCAACTTGCTCACAGGGATCCGCCCTCAGTCGCCTTCACACAGATTGGAAGACATTCTTCGACAATTGAGCGAATTACAAATGGTAGCAGACAGGTCAGGTACGAGTCAACGGACTACATCAATCATCAAACGCTCCTCGGCCTCATTTCGGAGGCAAATATTGGCCTGTTGACCAACCGGGATTCAGCGCAGATTCCAATGAAAACATATGACTATATCGCTGCCGACACGCCCATATTGGCGCTATGTTCAGAGGAAAGTTCGATAGGTGATGTCTTACGTCCATTCGAAGGAACTGGCTTCGTCGGAGAACCGACGCCAGAGCGTATCGCTAATACGGTCATCGCACTACAAGCGGAACAGTCGCTAACTAAGGGAGTTGACCGGTCCGAGTACTCTTTTCGCAGTCGCGGTGGGAAACTCCACAGAGTGTTGACAGAGGTGATAAAATCTGAATTCTGA
- a CDS encoding STT3 domain-containing protein has protein sequence MDDVREATDDLLADRPDVESTIEEILNVDDDGPWTFDDLSTDSGTFGEIVSRGIVEKGSDGYRVADRTAVQAALNQETVESGSDTEGFDLSLIKLPDIDRQTTLAVGGVLMFVTVVRIVFMWSSVFRGSDIVLAGNDPYFYRSWVDILLASNLQAFDFGALTQLPEDVANHDVLLIVALWWTASLFGSGQTASGLVVAWYPVVVATATGAILYIISTRLTNDRRVGLSSVLILAVTPAHAFRTGLGFGDHHAFDFLVLAFIVYTIIELVRIGDDQQAHRWGQPLTALGLGLGLTTQLAAWRGGPILLLPIAICVPALAIGAVRADQSPTTVTKWLLVGLAISSILTYSLHATLGWMGLYRGITPLLLFIGAVGSVGSAELWHRKHRSARELAAFTVTAALGGSVSVWYLLPELRSALLIFRQFLSQSGSVAETMSIFSTDIGLILTPILIYGFFFFLALPHLVWLSWRSAHEYQPSWLVICIFTLTVSLLTINQIRFAGEGSLFISIFAGIALVHLAASVKSARRIDFRDRSPVSFQIPEKKTISVLVALFLLVGSMGLVQTPVKMNQIATDKDTYETAIWIDQYAAEKGLEYPENYVLTRWGQSRVYNYFVNGESRSYSFSTVYYSDLMQAEDPDAWVERSTIDSSGQELFTVRGFVVTTGESTTAQGTGFEILHNRYGSQRGNSPGTQYFRAVYVSEDGSIKVFEVVPGTRIVGQAAPQSSVDVSTSVLIRGEIVTYNRTVSTGQSGGFSVIVPYTGQYRIGNRSLNVTEEMVVNGQSVSLNGTVSV, from the coding sequence ATGGACGACGTACGCGAGGCCACAGACGACCTCCTCGCGGACAGACCCGACGTTGAGTCTACAATCGAAGAGATTCTGAATGTCGACGACGACGGTCCCTGGACGTTCGACGACCTCTCTACCGACTCCGGAACGTTCGGTGAAATCGTCTCGCGTGGCATCGTGGAGAAGGGCAGCGATGGCTACAGGGTCGCCGACCGGACGGCTGTCCAAGCAGCACTAAATCAAGAGACTGTCGAAAGTGGTAGTGACACGGAAGGGTTCGACCTGTCGTTGATCAAGCTCCCTGATATTGACCGACAGACCACGCTTGCCGTCGGCGGAGTGCTGATGTTCGTTACGGTGGTGCGAATCGTTTTCATGTGGTCAAGCGTATTCCGCGGAAGCGACATCGTTCTCGCGGGCAATGACCCGTACTTTTACCGGTCCTGGGTCGATATACTGTTGGCAAGTAACCTGCAGGCGTTCGATTTTGGCGCGCTGACGCAGTTGCCTGAGGATGTCGCTAACCATGACGTGCTGTTGATCGTTGCTCTCTGGTGGACTGCGAGTCTTTTCGGGAGCGGGCAGACCGCGTCGGGTCTGGTGGTCGCCTGGTATCCTGTGGTAGTCGCTACTGCGACAGGGGCCATACTATATATCATTTCAACACGACTTACTAATGACCGGAGAGTTGGTTTAAGTTCGGTGTTGATACTCGCTGTTACGCCGGCACACGCGTTCCGCACTGGACTAGGGTTCGGTGATCACCACGCCTTCGATTTCCTTGTTCTAGCGTTCATTGTGTACACAATAATTGAGCTGGTCCGAATCGGTGATGACCAGCAAGCACATCGTTGGGGACAACCGTTAACGGCCCTGGGTCTCGGATTGGGTCTCACGACACAACTCGCGGCATGGCGCGGCGGACCTATTCTGCTGCTCCCGATTGCGATTTGTGTTCCAGCACTGGCTATCGGGGCTGTCCGGGCAGACCAGTCGCCAACCACAGTGACGAAATGGCTACTTGTTGGTCTCGCAATCAGTTCGATACTGACATATTCACTGCACGCTACATTGGGCTGGATGGGACTCTATCGGGGCATCACTCCTCTCCTACTCTTTATCGGCGCAGTTGGTTCTGTCGGAAGCGCTGAGCTATGGCACAGGAAGCACAGGTCAGCGCGGGAACTAGCCGCGTTCACAGTCACTGCTGCGCTTGGGGGCAGTGTCTCAGTGTGGTATCTTCTTCCGGAGCTTCGATCGGCACTGCTGATATTCAGGCAATTTCTCTCACAGTCTGGATCCGTTGCCGAGACGATGTCTATTTTCTCGACCGACATAGGGTTGATTTTAACACCGATACTCATTTACGGCTTTTTTTTCTTTCTCGCACTACCCCATCTCGTGTGGCTCAGTTGGCGCTCTGCACACGAATATCAGCCATCGTGGCTGGTTATCTGTATCTTCACTTTGACTGTGTCGTTGCTCACAATCAACCAAATCCGGTTTGCTGGTGAGGGGTCACTCTTCATCTCAATTTTCGCCGGTATCGCATTAGTACATCTGGCAGCGAGCGTAAAAAGTGCACGGCGGATCGACTTCCGTGACCGCTCTCCAGTGTCGTTCCAAATTCCCGAGAAAAAAACAATCAGTGTATTGGTTGCCCTCTTTCTCCTCGTCGGTAGTATGGGGCTAGTCCAAACACCAGTCAAAATGAATCAGATTGCGACAGATAAAGATACCTATGAAACCGCCATTTGGATCGACCAATATGCAGCAGAAAAAGGACTCGAATATCCAGAAAATTACGTGCTCACGCGATGGGGCCAAAGCAGGGTCTACAATTATTTTGTCAACGGAGAGTCGCGCTCATACTCATTTTCGACAGTTTACTATTCGGACTTGATGCAGGCCGAAGATCCAGACGCCTGGGTGGAGCGGTCAACTATTGACAGCTCAGGACAGGAACTGTTCACAGTGAGGGGGTTCGTAGTGACTACCGGGGAATCCACGACCGCACAAGGAACTGGATTTGAGATCCTCCATAACCGGTATGGGAGTCAACGAGGGAACTCCCCCGGAACACAGTACTTCCGGGCAGTTTACGTCTCTGAAGATGGCTCAATAAAGGTATTCGAAGTCGTTCCAGGCACTCGCATTGTTGGACAGGCCGCGCCTCAATCTTCAGTTGACGTATCGACATCCGTCCTAATCAGAGGTGAGATAGTTACATATAATAGAACGGTGTCCACTGGTCAATCTGGTGGATTCAGTGTTATTGTTCCATACACCGGTCAATACCGTATCGGAAATCGCTCCCTGAACGTGACTGAGGAAATGGTCGTCAACGGACAGTCTGTGTCTTTGAATGGAACAGTCAGCGTATGA